A genomic region of Paenibacillus sp. PL2-23 contains the following coding sequences:
- a CDS encoding beta strand repeat-containing protein, which translates to MGQNLNFSSDTIDIVVTDCPANVRLEAPQPIPGPTGSTGPTGPTGATGPRGKEGEKGKRGPEGPPGPKGATGTTGSTGATGATGTTGSTGATGATGTTGSTGATGATGTTGSTGATGATGATGSTGNDGSTGATGATGPTGPTGADGATGATGSNGATGATGVDGATGPTGPTGPTGADGATGATGADGATGATGVDGATGPTGPTGPTGADGATGATGADGATGATGADGATGPTGPTGPTGADGATGATGADGATGATGADGATGPTGPTGPTGADGATGATGADGATGATGADGATGPTGPTGPTGADGATGATGADGATGATGADGATGPTGPTGPTGADGATGATGADGATGATGADGATGPTGPTGPTGADGATGATGADGATGATGADGATGPTGPTGPTGADGATGATGADGTTGATGADGATGPTGPTGPTGADGATGPTGPTGPTGADGATGATGADGATGATGADGATGPTGPTGPTGADGATGADGATGATGADGATGPTGPTGPTGADGATGATGADGATGATGADGATGPTGPTGPTGADGATGPTGPTGPTGADGATGPTGPTGPTGADGATGATGADGATGATGADGATGPTGPTGPTGADGATGPTGPTGPTGADGATGATGADGATGATGADGATGPTGPTGPTGADGATGPTGPTGPTGADGATGATGADGATGATGADGATGPTGPTGPTGADGATGATGADGATGATGADGATGPTGPTGPTGADGATGATGADGATGATGSDGATGPTGPTGPAGELDSFVTAWREFAGPGTDSIPTQTAIGYTDGFSVGTAFATFTPPDDTFTILENGYYEVNFTIHNSGNAMGFDLEVDGIATTSLPFTGQGGGPVSGEIIVLVTSAPVTLQLVNVDSNQTNLQNDTNATIVIKQISTV; encoded by the coding sequence TTGGGCCAAAACTTAAATTTTTCTTCTGACACGATTGACATTGTCGTAACAGATTGTCCAGCCAATGTACGTCTTGAAGCTCCGCAGCCTATACCAGGACCGACGGGATCGACAGGACCGACGGGACCTACTGGAGCGACGGGACCTCGTGGCAAGGAAGGCGAGAAAGGCAAACGTGGACCCGAAGGGCCTCCTGGACCTAAAGGTGCAACAGGTACGACTGGCTCCACCGGAGCGACTGGTGCGACTGGTACTACAGGCTCCACCGGAGCGACTGGTGCGACTGGTACTACAGGCTCCACTGGAGCGACTGGTGCGACTGGTACTACAGGCTCCACTGGAGCGACTGGTGCGACTGGTGCAACGGGCTCAACTGGAAATGACGGGTCTACTGGGGCTACCGGTGCGACTGGACCAACAGGACCGACTGGTGCAGATGGTGCGACTGGCGCAACGGGCTCTAACGGAGCAACTGGAGCGACCGGTGTAGACGGCGCTACTGGACCTACTGGTCCAACAGGACCGACAGGCGCGGATGGTGCTACGGGGGCGACTGGTGCCGATGGGGCGACTGGCGCGACAGGTGTAGACGGCGCTACTGGACCTACCGGTCCAACAGGACCGACGGGCGCTGATGGTGCTACGGGGGCTACTGGTGCCGATGGGGCAACAGGAGCGACCGGTGCAGACGGTGCTACTGGACCTACTGGTCCAACAGGACCGACGGGCGCTGATGGTGCTACGGGGGCGACTGGAGCCGATGGGGCAACTGGAGCGACTGGTGCGGACGGGGCGACTGGTCCAACAGGACCCACAGGACCGACGGGCGCTGATGGTGCTACGGGGGCGACTGGAGCCGATGGGGCAACTGGAGCGACTGGTGCGGACGGGGCGACTGGTCCAACAGGACCCACAGGACCGACGGGCGCTGATGGTGCTACCGGTGCTACGGGGGCTGACGGAGCTACTGGCGCGACCGGCGCGGACGGCGCTACTGGTCCAACAGGACCCACAGGACCGACAGGCGCTGATGGTGCTACCGGTGCTACGGGGGCTGACGGAGCTACTGGCGCGACCGGCGCGGACGGGGCGACTGGTCCAACAGGACCCACAGGACCAACTGGCGCGGATGGTGCTACGGGGGCGACAGGTGCCGATGGGGCGACTGGCGCGACCGGTGCAGACGGCGCTACTGGACCTACTGGTCCAACAGGACCGACGGGCGCTGATGGGGCTACCGGTGCTACGGGGGCTGACGGAACAACTGGCGCGACCGGCGCAGACGGCGCTACTGGACCTACCGGTCCAACAGGACCGACGGGCGCGGATGGGGCGACTGGTCCAACAGGACCCACAGGACCAACTGGCGCTGATGGTGCTACGGGGGCGACAGGTGCCGATGGGGCGACTGGCGCTACCGGTGCAGACGGCGCAACTGGACCTACTGGTCCAACAGGACCGACGGGCGCGGATGGTGCTACGGGGGCTGACGGAGCAACTGGCGCGACCGGCGCGGACGGTGCGACGGGTCCAACAGGACCCACAGGACCGACAGGCGCTGATGGTGCTACCGGTGCTACGGGGGCTGACGGAGCAACTGGCGCGACCGGCGCGGACGGGGCGACTGGTCCAACAGGACCCACAGGACCGACGGGCGCGGATGGGGCGACTGGTCCAACAGGACCCACAGGACCGACGGGCGCGGATGGGGCGACTGGTCCAACAGGACCCACAGGACCAACTGGCGCTGATGGTGCTACCGGTGCTACGGGGGCTGACGGAGCAACTGGCGCGACCGGCGCGGACGGGGCGACTGGTCCAACAGGACCCACAGGACCGACGGGCGCGGATGGGGCGACTGGTCCAACAGGACCCACAGGACCAACTGGCGCTGATGGTGCTACCGGTGCTACGGGGGCTGACGGAGCAACTGGCGCGACCGGCGCGGACGGGGCGACTGGTCCAACAGGACCCACAGGACCGACGGGCGCGGATGGGGCGACTGGTCCAACAGGACCCACAGGACCAACTGGCGCTGATGGTGCTACCGGTGCTACGGGGGCTGACGGAGCAACTGGCGCGACCGGCGCGGACGGGGCGACTGGTCCAACAGGACCCACAGGACCGACAGGCGCTGATGGTGCTACCGGTGCTACGGGGGCTGACGGAGCAACTGGCGCGACCGGCGCGGACGGTGCGACTGGTCCAACAGGACCCACAGGACCGACGGGCGCGGATGGGGCTACGGGGGCGACTGGTGCCGATGGGGCAACTGGAGCGACCGGTTCAGACGGCGCTACTGGACCTACTGGTCCAACAGGACCTGCCGGGGAACTCGACAGCTTCGTTACAGCTTGGAGAGAATTCGCTGGTCCTGGCACCGACTCCATCCCTACACAAACAGCTATCGGTTACACGGACGGATTCTCGGTCGGAACAGCATTCGCAACATTCACTCCACCAGATGATACGTTCACAATTCTGGAGAACGGGTATTACGAGGTTAATTTCACGATTCATAATTCAGGCAACGCAATGGGGTTTGATCTGGAGGTAGATGGTATAGCAACCACATCTCTGCCTTTCACAGGTCAAGGTGGCGGGCCCGTATCAGGTGAAATTATCGTATTAGTCACATCTGCTCCTGTTACGCTTCAACTCGTGAACGTGGATAGTAATCAAACAAACCTGCAAAATGATACTAATGCTACTATTGTCATTAAGCAAATTAGCACAGTATAG